From the genome of Perca flavescens isolate YP-PL-M2 chromosome 1, PFLA_1.0, whole genome shotgun sequence, one region includes:
- the map1aa gene encoding microtubule-associated protein 1A isoform X1 codes for MPINTLCRMGQRILQYKSDVLETTVLVNPSEETAASEIRSLITDFAGNKLLVLSGQSSEQGGDILLQGGAFTWQHFSDIISNPQVIELLSKASSEQPARLTVSCQGDGGWSSLGQSQEQQSLQNLLEYRLNPEPYLTNMDGVTEFTEYVSETVDVPSSFDLLEPPTSGGFLKLSKPCCYIFPGGRGDSALFAVNGFNILVDGGSDRKSCFWKLVRHLDRIDSVLLTHIGADNLPGINGLFQRKIAEQEEERNQGSGSSSNGEWTKNLISPELGIVFFNVPEKLRMPESTLKVKRSIEEASLTLQYLNKLGITPEPLHRVVSNTIEPITLFHKLGVGKLDMYVLNPVKESKEMQFLMQKWAGNSKAKTGITMANGKEGEISVPYLTSVTALIVWIPHRPTEKIVRVLFPGNAPQNKILEGLEKLKHLDFLRYPVATQKDISSGAPPPIIKQTKIRSRTDSKESLKSSPKPHSKTTKKEASGQEEESKSEITKENKVEKKEEKKLKSESLKATKQQKNSEVAPVAGKTEKKKISKEKTAKHEKASKMDEKKDKEKKEIKKEKREAKREENIRKEEKKESKAKEDKKKDSSKPELRKITKPDLKPLTPEVRKTLHKAKTQAKPKTDKNKVVKEEANEKKPVPKNIPEEIAAAALADRSIVSSPEDLTEDFEALKQEELSKKTEPIQNDVMFGYLLHTDTKDPSLGFPEETVTSPATEIQSASPKSPVKQEYNKDKGASVPVTATEKKEASDAFDKKYEEEQMEKYDKYHVKDHIGDRSKKSDSSEEEGDVIEKAEFEGTEDDEVLKYKTEEAKKEKTGKEWDTKPTEQKPLSTTALSGQVAASSSEQFSFIQDETIPGYSETEQTISDEEIHEEPEDRIPHLRYDVGSYDISVPDVPGTFDSMHGIKEMKCSAVSDIKPKAFMGGHEPELAPYPAIIAAPLAEEEHISSATSITEYDKLSSFATSVAEDQSIASVTAPQTEEAGRNSLLLDTINSIPSRAEAAHGKDYLHSAGTISPTSSLEDDKCFKSPSSDEYQPNIPEMESGDAKIKSVHEEEEDEDDEDEDQTPNVDIPLGKLQEGYEHASLMMLQEKQKSPSATFTPPPLFSTMTSSPTQAVKENQSLFSTEGFKMGADIKPVSPPPSFSSGLDLESHSRQESEERCLSPDDSTMKLASPTQSMPTSSGYSPTEEKPFKTEDKDEAGFNIKADQKSVIISDSTAYIGLVGDNTVSEETQEESNESNEEEDDYYAKKDLQPAVKAKLMEAKEGCFLDDDFASDAKSAKTETEVKSLEKTPLFFSTEEKPIPQVMYSDEDEEDDDNQSGVESNKPLSTNQSKVDLKNESTEETDVAFKETEKNVHFSLYNFPEKETKEKAVYIRQDTPYVHGKTFSYSDIYGSVDSDSYRQESLDKAEKDTAKAEMDSQKPESPSPVTAMDKMSEKEGFTVSYGKESSSSSWLDSKSTSAVPPFEDVKVKETFEHGKGSRFPSLADRPEASSTSLSSEKDANIKSQIDGGQKSQTYSSMTALDVDKPAATGYGEKGASLEVDMRKLTAREEEDYDDDEVVEEDDEDEEDEEEEDDDEDAVDSDMEKGAKEKSEKEVKSPIGEMFGSNRPEFMVSMAGYGYNSQGKPSSSSSLAKAEHEAKIDSSSFSGKPMDLGATGFSTYSLGLEYSYGSGEKESFPQTTDKGKEDFTLKSTEDSYYQNDRADPDFEKQKIPDLSKRSLDTSFQYTTTATPGYSSSSAYSYSSSTSGSLSTSRQFGEELETPAEPLFEYSSFKEEHSLVMDPPYSGSAGTKDDYLEVSEKQITATTMAESTSSLARFSPLSPFEEVKSFPSLSSAAFAEDKKEYTTSAGGVMDKGPQSDCFYKPGWSVGSKLDTAVGFGASAGPFAQPAELSKDKEAASAALFGVTSSPRPDTEGKHYFEETDSSEEEDEEAYMREMTRTLSSGQSGNLSFSDKHVAPAASANTAGALPDVLGSYMPSPLQASKPDPVNGPMEVSSSSTLPAGAAASGVSSGPAKVEPREGAAAFRSSFEWEMSKPQMGMVPGDSPPHYRHDDEFEEECEMEPEHPARPLSLSSKTDQPFRSPFYAEECSQGGQDDDDDDDEDSDQDLAGDVPMGATSSYTSRSSPGYSSSEYRQPKHDLSPSFINPCMRQLSSDEDDEEHGRRSDQSQEADVHDVSVKRRANKQPHHHQSHSSSLQQAGGISAGLGLATEDTPPTSVSESLASQSDSDVAPGTEEYPSVAGEGNMDSDEDADYMPVDKLSATGGGSHQSSRRSNDPPPAPLMDPIPRPPLPDVCMVDPDSLDNGIVKKEPKAKSLKKTSGKTKSASPARRKRSPMPVKQTPSPRSASLKKKEADKSSRMSRLSDGQGSKDDDLSRSSYNPGKGLTNGVKSSSGSQKSGSAAAPGLPIYVDLAYIPNHCSAKNVDQEFFKRIRSAYYVVSGNDTASGEPSRGVLDALLEGKAQWGSNLQVTLIPTHDTEVTRDWYQQTHERQQELNIMVLASSSTVVMQDESFPACKIEF; via the exons ATGCCTATCAATACGTTGTGCAGGATGG GCCAGCGGATTCTCCAGTATAAGAGTGATGTCCTCGAGACAACGGTGTTGGTAAACCCATCAGAGGAGACCGCTGCCTCAGAG ATTCGCTCTCTGATCACTGACTTTGCTGGGAATAAGTTGCTGGTCCTGAGCGGCCAGAGCTCTGAGCAGGGAGGTGACATCCTACTGCAAGGTGGAGCATTCACCTGGCAACACTTCTCCGACATCATCTCCAACCCTCAA GTGATTGAACTCCTGTCCAAGGCCTCTTCAGAGCAGCCAGCCAGACTTACTGTTTCCTGTCAGGGAGACGGGGGCTGGAGCTCCCTGGGCCAAAGCCAGGAGCAGCAGTCACTCCAAAATCTTCTGGAATACCGCCTGAACCCCGAACCTTATCTCACCAACATGGACGGAGTCACAGAGTTCACTGAGTATGTCTCCGAGACAGTGGATGTGCCGTCATCCTTTGACCTCCTGGAGCCCCCAACCTCTGGAGGTTTTCTGAAGCTCTCCAAACCCTGCTGCTACATCTTCCCTGGAGGCAGGGGAGACTCGGCTCTGTTCGCCGTCAATGGATTCAACATCCTGGTGGATGGAGGGTCTGATCGAAAGTCCTGCTTCTGGAAGCTGGTTCGCCACCTGGACAGGATTGACTCTGTTCTGCTCACCCATATTGGTGCGGACAACCTCCCTGGCATCAACGGGTTGTTCCAGAGGAAGATTGCAGAGCAAGAAGAGGAGCGTAACCAAGGATCTGGCTCCAGCAGCAACGGTGAATGGACGAAGAACCTGATCTCTCCTGAGCTTGGGATTGTGTTTTTCAACGTCCCAGAGAAACTTCGGATGCCTGAGTCCACGCTGAAAGTGAAACGAAGCATTGAGGAAGCATCTCTTACATTGCAGTACCTCAACAAGCTTGGTATCACACCAGAGCCTCTTCACAGGGTAGTCAGCAACACCATTGAACCCATCACACTATTCCACAAACTTGGTGTGGGGAAGTTAGACATGTATGTCTTAAACCCTGTAAAAGAGAGCAAAGAGATGCAATTTCTAATGCAGAAATGGGCTGGAAACAGCAAAGCCAAGACCGGGATTACGATGGCCAATGGAAAAGAAGGAGAAATATCTGTCCCCTATTTGACATCAGTTACCGCTCTCATAGTTTGGATTCCTCACCGTCCAACAGAAAAGATAGTTAGGGTGCTCTTCCCTGGAAATGCACCACAGAATAAAATCTTGGAGGGCCTCGAGAAACTGAAACACCTGGACTTCCTGCGATACCCAGTGGCGACCCAAAAAGACATATCATCTGGTGCGCCTCCTCCCATCATCAAACAGACTAAAATAAGATCAAGAACTGACAGCAAAGAGAGTCTTAAGTCTTCACCCAAACCTCACTctaaaacaacaaagaaagaaGCCAGTGGACAGGAGGAAGAGTCCAAGAGTGAAATCACTAAAGAGAATAAAGTAgaaaagaaggaggagaagaagctcAAAAGTGAAAGTCTAAAAGCcaccaaacaacagaaaaacagcgAGGTCGCCCCTGTGGCAGgcaagacagagaaaaagaaaatatctaAGGAAAAAACTGCCAAGCATGAGAAAGCGTCCAAGATGgatgaaaagaaagacaaagagaaaaaagaaattaagaaagaaaaacgtgaagcaaagagagaagaaaatataagaaaagaagagaaaaaggaaagtAAAGCCAAGGAGGATAAAAAGAAGGACTCAAGTAAACCGGAACTGAGAAAAATCACAAAACCTGACCTGAAGCCGCTCACCCCTGAAGTGAGAAAAACTCTGCATAAAGCTAAGACTCAGGCTAAACCcaagacagacaaaaacaaagtagtGAAAGAGGAAGCAAATGAGAAAAAGCCTGTCCCAAAGAACATCCCTGAGGAGATCGCAGCAGCAGCTTTGGCTGACAGGTCCATTGTGTCCTCCCCAGAGGACCTCACTGAGGACTTTGAGGCTCTGAAACAAGAAGAGCTGTCCAAAAAGACTGAGCCTATTCAGAATGATGTGATGTTTGGGTATTTGCTGCACACAGATACTAAAGATCCTTCCTTAGGTTTCCCCGAGGAGACGGTCACATCCCCAGCCACTGAGATACAATCTGCTTCACCCAAATCCCCCGTCAAACAGGAATACAACAAAGACAAGGGTGCTTCAGTACCGGTTacagccactgaaaagaaggaAGCAAGCGATGCCTTCGACAAGAAGTATGAAGAGGAGCAAATGGAGAAATATGACAAATACCATGTAAAGGACCACATAGGAGACAGATCAAAGAAGAGTGACAGCTCAGAGGAGGAGGGTGATGTTATTGAAAAAGCCGAATTTGAAGGAACGGAAGATGACGAGGTCCTGAAATATAAAACGGAGGAGGCGAAAAAGGAAAAAACTGGAAAGGAGTGGGACACCAAGCCAACTGAGCAAAAACCTTTGTCAACCACAGCCCTGTCTGGGCAAGTAGCAGCCTCCTCCTCGGAGCAATTCTCCTTCATCCAAGACGAGACCATCCCTGGTTACTCCGAGACCGAACAGACCATCTCTGATGAGGAGATCCACGAGGAACCAGAAGATAGGATCCCACATTTGCGCTATGATGTAGGCTCCTATGACATCTCTGTCCCTGATGTCCCTGGTACCTTTGACTCCATGCACGGAATAAAAGAGATGAAGTGCTCCGCCGTGTCTGACATCAAACCCAAAGCCTTCATGGGAGGGCACGAGCCTGAGCTCGCACCTTACCCTGCCATCATTGCGGCCCCTCTTGCAGAGGAGGAGCACATCTCCTCGGCAACATCCATAACAGAATATGACAAACTATCATCCTTTGCCACATCTGTAGCCGAGGACCAGTCGATAGCCTCTGTGACAGCGCCACAGACCGAGGAGGCTGGGAGGAATTCTCTCCTGCTTGACACAATCAACAGTATTCCCTCACGCGCTGAGGCCGCCCATGGGAAGGACTATCTCCACTCGGCAGGAACCATCTCACCCACATCCTCTCTGGAGGACGACAAGTGCTTTAAGTCTCCTTCCTCTGATGAGTACCAGCCCAACATTCCCGAGATGGAATCTGGGGATGCAAAGATAAAATCAGTCCACGAAGAAGAAGAGGACGAGGATGACGAGGACGAGGACCAGACTCCGAACGTTGACATCCCTCTCGGTAAACTCCAAGAGGGCTACGAACACGCATCCCTCATGATGCTGCAGGAAAAGCAGAAATCTCCCTCTGCCACgtttactcctcctcctctcttctctacCATGACGTCCTCTCCCACACAGGCTGTCAAAGAAAACCAATCTCTCTTTAGCACAGAAGGATTTAAGATGGGTGCAGATATAAAGCCTGTTTCACCccctccatctttctcctcTGGATTAGACTTAGAGTCCCACTCCAGGCAGGAGAGTGAGGAAAGATGTCTAAGTCCAGATGACAGCACCATGAAACTGGCCTCACCCACACAGTCTATGCCTACAAGCAGTGGCTACTCTCCAACAGAAGAGAAACCCTTTAAGACAGAAGACAAAGATGAAGCAGGGTTCAACATTAAAGCTGACCAGAAATCAGTCATTATCTCAGACAGTACCGCCTATATTGGTCTGGTAGGTGACAACACAGTGTCTGAAGAGACTCAAGAAGAATCCAATGAATCCAATGAAGAGGAAGATGACTATTACGCCAAAAAGGATCTACAGCCCGCTGTTAAGGCCAAGCTTATGGAGGCAAAAGAGGGGTGCTTCTTGGACGACGACTTCGCCTCTGATGCTAAATCtgcaaagacagaaacagaagtCAAGAGCTTAGAAAAGACACCGTTGTTTTTCAGCACAGAGGAAAAACCCATACCTCAAGTGATGTACtcagatgaagatgaagaagatgatgatAATCAAAGTGGGGTCGAGTCTAATAAGCCCTTATCAACCAATCAAAGCAAAGTAGACTTAAAAAATGAAAGCACAGAGGAAACGGATGTTGCttttaaagagacagagaaaaatgtTCATTTCAGTCTCTATAATTTTCCAGAGAAGGAGACCAAAGAAAAGGCCGTGTATATAAGACAGGACACCCCCTATGTGCATGGCAAAACATTCTCTTACAGTGACATTTATGGCTCAGTGGACTCCGATTCATATCGTCAGGAGTCCTTAGATAAAGCGGAGAAGGACACCGCAAAGGCTGAAATGGATTCGCAGAAACCCGAGTCCCCATCCCCGGTAACAGCTATGGACAAGATGTCAGAGAAGGAGGGATTTACCGTCTCTTATGGAAAAGAGTCCTCCTCCTCATCGTGGCTCGACTCCAAGAGCACTTCTGCTGTACCTCCATTCGAAGATGTCAAAGTAAAGGAGACATTTGAACACGGCAAAGGTAGCCGATTCCCTTCATTGGCTGATAGACCCGAGGCCTCGTCCACTTCTTTATCATCAGAAAAAGACGCCAATATTAAAAGCCAGATTGACGGCGGCCAAAAGTCCCAGACGTACTCCTCAATGACAGCGTTGGATGTAGACAAACCTGCGGCCACAGGCTACGGCGAGAAAGGAGCTAGTTTGGAGGTTGATATGCGAAAACTAACAgcaagggaggaggaggactatgatgatgatgaagttgtcgaagaagatgatgaggatgaggaggacgaagaggaggaggacgacgaCGAAGACGCTGTTGATTCTGATATGGAGAAAGGTGCCAAAGAGAAGTCTGAGAAAGAAGTCAAAAGTCCAATCGGTGAAATGTTTGGCTCAAATAGGCCTGAATTTATGGTTTCCATGGCTGGATACGGCTATAACAGCCAGGGGAAACCGAGCAGCTCTAGCTCACTCGCAAAGGCAGAACACGAAGCTAAAATTGACTCCTCATCCTTCAGTGGAAAGCCAATGGATTTAGGAGCTACAGGTTTCTCTACCTACTCCTTGGGCCTTGAATACTCATATGGAAGTGGTGAGAAAGAATCATTTCCACAGACCACAGACAAAGGTAAAGAGGATTTCACTTTGAAATCAACAGAGGACAGTTATTACCAGAATGACAGGGCTGATCCGGATTTTGAGAAACAGAAGATACCAGACCTGAGTAAGAGATCACTGGACACAAGCTTTCAGTACACGACCACCGCTACCCCTGGGTACTCCTCCTCTTCGGCCTATAGctactcctcctccacctcaggCTCCCTCTCCACCAGCCGTCAGTTCGGAGAGGAACTCGAGACTCCTGCCGAGCCTCTCTTTGAGTACTCTTCCTTTAAAGAAGAACACTCACTGGTCATGGATCCTCCCTACTCTGGCTCCGCTGGCACAAAAGACGACTATCTAGAAGTGTCTGAAAAACAGATCACAGCTACAACCATGGCTGAGTCCACTTCCAGTTTAGCTCGCTTCTCACCCCTCAGCCCATTTGAGGAGGTCAAATCCTTCCCTTCGCTCTCCTCCGCTGCCTTTGCTGAGGACAAGAAGGAGTATACAACTTCAGCAGGTGGAGTAATGGACAAAGGCCCTCAATCGGACTGCTTCTATAAGCCTGGATGGTCGGTAGGGTCCAAGCTGGACACGGCTGTTGGGTTTGGGGCCTCAGCAGGACCATTTGCTCAACCTgcagagctgtccaaagacaaaGAGGCAGCCAGCGCCGCTCTATTTGGCGTCACTTCCTCCCCACGCCCAGACACAGAAGGCAAGCATTACTTTGAGGAGACTGACAGcagtgaggaagaggatgaggaggcTTATATGCGTGAGATGACCAGGACGCTTTCCAGCGGCCAGTCTGGTAACCTCTCATTTTCTGACAAGCATGTTGCTCCAGCTGCCAGTGCAAATACGGCTGGTGCACTCCCAGATGTTCTTGGCTCCTACATGCCATCGCCTCTTCAGGCCAGCAAGCCAGACCCGGTCAACGGCCCCATGGAGGTCAGCTCAAGCAGCACCCTCCCTGCCGGAGCAGCAGCCAGTGGTGTGTCTTCAGGCCCAGCCAAGGTGGAGCCCAGAGAGGGAGCAGCAGCTTTCAGGAGCTCTTTTGAGTGGGAGATGTCAAAACCCCAGATGGGGATGGTGCCCGGAGACTCCCCTCCCCATTACCGCCATGATGACGAGTTTGAAGAGGAGTGTGAGATGGAGCCGGAGCACCCTGCCCGCCCGCTGTCACTCTCTTCCAAGACCGATCAGCCGTTCCGCTCTCCGTTCTACGCTGAAGAGTGCAGTCAAGGGGGTCAGGATGACGACGATGACGACGACGAAGACAGCGATCAGGACCTTGCTGGCGACGTGCCCATGGGAGCCACCTCCTCTTACACCAGCCGCAGCTCTCCTGGATATTCCTCCTCCGAGTACAGGCAGCCCAAACACGACCTCTCGCCTTCCTTCATAAACCCATGCATGCGGCAGCTATCCAGCGACGAGGATGACGAGGAGCACGGGCGCAGGAGTGACCAATCGCAGGAGGCGGACGTGCACGATGTGTCGGTCAAGAGAAGGGCTAACAAGCAGCCCCATCATCACCAGTCTCACAGCAGCTCTCTGCAGCAAGCTGGCGGCATTTCGGCAGGGCTGGGTCTGGCCACGGAGGACACACCGCCCACCTCCGTCAGCGAATCTTTAGCCTCTCAGTCAGACTCCGATGTGGCTCCAGGCACTGAGGAATACCCCTCAGTCGCTGGCGAAGGCAACATGGACTCAGATGAGGATGCAGACTACATGCCTGTTGATAAATTATCTGCCACCGGGGGAGGCAGCCATCAATCCTCTAGGAGGAGCAATGACCCTCCTCCTGCTCCCCTCATGGACCCTATCCCTCGCCCCCCACTCCCAGATGTTTGCATGGTGGATCCTGACTCTTTGGATAATGGCATAGTCAAGAAAGAACCAAAAGCCAAGAGCTTAAAGAAGACCTCGGGAAAAACCAAATCAGCATCACCGGCTAGGCGCAAGAGGTCTCCCATGCCTGTCAAACAGACGCCGTCTCCTCGCAGTGCCTCGCTGAAGAAGAAGGAGGCAGACAAGAGCTCACGGATGTCTCGTCTATCAGATGGACAGGGCTCCAAAGACGATGACCTCTCCAGGTCGAGCTACAACCCGGGCAAGGGGCTGACTAACGGTGTCAAGAGTAGTTCAG GTTCTCAGAAGTCCGGCTCTGCAGCGGCTCCTGGCCTTCCTATATATGTGGACTTGGCCTACATTCCCAACCACTGCAGTGCCAAAAATGTGGACCAAGAGTTTTTCAAACGCATTCGCTCTGCATACTATGTGGTGAGCGGGAACGACACAGCAAGTGGTGAACCCAGCCGAGGAGTCCTCGATGCACTGCTGGAAGGCAAAGCTCAGTGGGGATCAAACCTACAG GTGACGCTGATCCCCACCCACGACACCGAGGTGACCCGTGACTGGTACCAGCAGACTCATGAGAGGCAGCAGGAGCTCAACATCAtggtcctggcctccagcagcACCGTCGTCATGCAGGACGAGTCTTTCCCCGCTTGCAAGATTGAGTTTTAA